The Rana temporaria chromosome 13, aRanTem1.1, whole genome shotgun sequence genome has a window encoding:
- the LOC120920415 gene encoding protein S100-A10-like isoform X2, translated as MGVPSQMEQAMENIMFTFHKYAGGKDYMSKEDLHHLMESQFSEFLKNQNDPLAVDKIMKDLDQCRDGRVNFHSFFSLIAGLTIACNDYYCKHMKGRN; from the exons ATGGGCGTCCCATCCCAGATGGAGCAGGCTATGGAGAACATCATGTTCACCTTCCATAAGTACGCCGGGGGCAAGGACTACATGAGCAAGGAGgacctgcaccacctgatggagaGCCAGTTCTCCGAATTCCTCAAG aaTCAGAACGACCCCCTAGCGGTGGATAAGATAATGAAGGATCTGGATCAGTGCCGCGATGGGCGGGTCAACTTCCACAGCTTCTTCTCCCTCATCGCCGGCCTCACCATCGCCTGTAATGACTATTACTGTAAGCACATGAAGGGGAGGAACTAA
- the LOC120920415 gene encoding protein S100-A10-like isoform X1, producing MDPSSELHSSDSADMGVPSQMEQAMENIMFTFHKYAGGKDYMSKEDLHHLMESQFSEFLKNQNDPLAVDKIMKDLDQCRDGRVNFHSFFSLIAGLTIACNDYYCKHMKGRN from the exons ATGGATCCTTCTTCAG AACTCCACTCCTCAGACTCCGCAGACATGGGCGTCCCATCCCAGATGGAGCAGGCTATGGAGAACATCATGTTCACCTTCCATAAGTACGCCGGGGGCAAGGACTACATGAGCAAGGAGgacctgcaccacctgatggagaGCCAGTTCTCCGAATTCCTCAAG aaTCAGAACGACCCCCTAGCGGTGGATAAGATAATGAAGGATCTGGATCAGTGCCGCGATGGGCGGGTCAACTTCCACAGCTTCTTCTCCCTCATCGCCGGCCTCACCATCGCCTGTAATGACTATTACTGTAAGCACATGAAGGGGAGGAACTAA